The following proteins come from a genomic window of Flavobacteriaceae bacterium MAR_2010_188:
- a CDS encoding hypothetical protein (manually curated), whose protein sequence is MQSTNNILMIRPVGFRMNEQTAVNNFFQEDIDIKNTEINLQAQKEFDQFVSKLQDKGINVIVEEDDKLMDTPDSIFPNNWVSFHSNGDVAIYPMFAENRRKERRDEVFIRIEKEGFLINNIIDYTSAEEEGVFLEGTGSLLLDRINMKAYCALSARADEELFIEFCEDFDYFPVVFTAYQTAEGKRLPIYHTNVMMCLTADLAVICLSTIDDKKERKNVVNHLKQDGKEIIEITEEQMHHFAGNMLEVLGKDGKKIMVMSKAAFTSLNGNQIKSIQKYCEILYSDINTIETCGGGSVRCMMAEVFLPKK, encoded by the coding sequence ATGCAAAGCACCAATAACATACTCATGATCCGTCCTGTCGGATTTAGAATGAACGAACAGACTGCGGTCAACAATTTTTTTCAGGAAGACATCGATATTAAAAACACCGAGATTAATCTCCAGGCGCAAAAGGAATTTGATCAATTTGTTTCAAAGCTTCAAGATAAAGGGATTAATGTAATCGTGGAAGAAGATGATAAGTTAATGGACACTCCGGATTCCATATTTCCTAATAACTGGGTGAGCTTTCACTCCAATGGCGATGTTGCCATCTATCCTATGTTTGCTGAGAATAGGCGCAAAGAAAGAAGGGATGAAGTTTTTATAAGAATAGAAAAAGAAGGTTTTCTAATAAATAATATAATTGACTATACGTCAGCAGAAGAAGAAGGTGTTTTTTTAGAAGGAACAGGAAGTCTTTTATTGGATAGAATAAATATGAAGGCTTATTGCGCGCTTTCAGCAAGGGCAGATGAAGAATTGTTTATTGAGTTTTGTGAGGATTTTGATTATTTCCCAGTAGTCTTTACCGCTTATCAGACAGCGGAAGGCAAGCGATTACCAATTTATCATACTAACGTAATGATGTGTTTAACCGCAGATTTGGCCGTGATTTGTTTATCTACAATTGATGACAAGAAGGAAAGAAAAAATGTAGTGAATCATTTAAAACAGGATGGGAAAGAAATCATAGAGATTACAGAAGAGCAAATGCACCATTTCGCTGGAAATATGTTGGAGGTGTTAGGAAAAGATGGTAAAAAGATTATGGTGATGAGCAAGGCGGCTTTTACAAGCTTGAATGGCAATCAGATTAAAAGCATCCAGAAATATTGCGAAATCCTATATAGCGATATAAATACTATTGAGACTTGTGGTGGAGGTAGTGTAAGATGCATGATGGCAGAGGTGTTCTTGCCAAAAAAATAA
- a CDS encoding BirA family transcriptional regulator, biotin operon repressor / biotin-[acetyl-CoA-carboxylase] ligase, with the protein MRIIKLNAIDSTNSYLRKLCANGDLSDFTIVTANIQNNGRGQMGTTWVSEKGKNLTASIYKRFNYLEIEDKFLISMLVSVSVMEALRALNIRNLNIKWPNDILAESQKIGGILIENIIKGDKIDGSIIGIGLNVQQTNFENLPRATSLLCLSGKTYETEEVLYTIIDSLKRNCEELKAGNGDYIKNTYHQYLFRRDKPSTFKDEAGNLFSGYIKGVSDNGNMVVILEDEIEKHYDLKEVTLLY; encoded by the coding sequence ATGCGTATAATCAAACTTAATGCCATTGACTCAACCAACTCTTATTTGCGGAAGTTGTGTGCCAATGGGGACTTGAGCGATTTTACTATTGTTACTGCAAACATTCAAAATAATGGTCGCGGGCAGATGGGCACAACCTGGGTATCAGAAAAAGGTAAAAACCTCACAGCTAGCATCTATAAACGATTTAATTACTTAGAAATTGAAGATAAGTTCTTAATAAGTATGCTAGTTTCGGTTTCGGTTATGGAAGCGCTTAGAGCCCTAAATATCCGTAATCTCAACATTAAATGGCCTAACGACATTTTGGCAGAATCCCAGAAAATTGGCGGAATCCTTATTGAAAACATCATAAAAGGAGACAAGATTGACGGTTCCATCATTGGAATAGGATTAAATGTACAACAGACTAATTTCGAAAATTTGCCAAGAGCGACGTCACTTCTTTGCTTATCTGGTAAAACTTATGAAACAGAAGAAGTCCTCTATACTATCATCGACTCCCTTAAAAGAAATTGCGAAGAATTAAAAGCTGGGAATGGAGATTATATAAAGAATACTTACCACCAATATCTTTTCCGAAGAGACAAACCATCGACCTTTAAAGATGAGGCCGGCAATTTGTTTTCAGGCTATATAAAAGGTGTTTCCGATAATGGAAATATGGTGGTGATTTTAGAAGACGAAATAGAAAAACATTATGACCTTAAGGAAGTCACCCTTCTTTATTGA
- a CDS encoding orotate phosphoribosyltransferase: MIFNKETAQQTAESLLKINAIKLQPAEPFTWASGWKSPIYCDNRIILSFPTIRNYVRTQLARGIESKFGKPDVIAGVATGAIGIGALVAEYLGLPFVYVRPEPKSHGRKNQVEGFLESGQNVVVVEDLISTGKSSLNAVSALKEEGANVKGMVAIFSYGFDIAINNFKEDHITLYTLSDYENLLDKAQSSKYINIKEHSVLTKWNADPENWLN; this comes from the coding sequence ATGATTTTCAACAAGGAAACCGCCCAGCAGACTGCTGAATCACTGCTTAAAATCAATGCGATTAAATTGCAGCCAGCAGAACCTTTTACTTGGGCTTCGGGCTGGAAATCTCCAATTTACTGCGATAATCGAATTATCCTTTCTTTTCCAACCATACGAAATTACGTCCGCACTCAACTCGCAAGAGGTATTGAATCTAAGTTTGGAAAGCCTGATGTCATCGCCGGTGTTGCAACTGGGGCGATTGGTATCGGTGCGTTAGTAGCAGAATACTTAGGCCTACCATTTGTTTATGTAAGACCTGAGCCAAAATCGCATGGAAGAAAGAACCAAGTTGAAGGTTTTTTAGAATCTGGTCAGAATGTTGTGGTGGTAGAAGATTTGATTAGTACAGGAAAGAGTAGCCTTAACGCAGTTTCAGCTTTAAAAGAAGAAGGAGCGAACGTTAAAGGAATGGTCGCCATTTTTAGCTATGGTTTTGATATAGCGATAAACAATTTTAAAGAAGATCACATAACCTTATATACTTTGAGTGATTACGAAAACCTGCTCGATAAGGCACAGTCTTCTAAATATATAAATATAAAAGAGCATTCTGTTTTAACAAAGTGGAATGCCGATCCAGAAAACTGGTTAAACTAG
- a CDS encoding arginyl-tRNA synthetase, whose translation MDLQELLREATDEIVKENFGVEMESLEFQATRKEFEGDITLVIFPMLRKIRGNPVEIGELIGKNLVEKVEEVVSYNVIKGFLNLEISDSFYLNHFYSEILQDDFGFKKPDGHSRTFMVEYSSPNTNKPLHLGHIRNNLLGYSVAEILKAAGNKVYKTQIINDRGIHICKSMVAWQRYGNGETPSSSGIKGDKLVGNYYIRFDQEYKKEIAELVENGASLENAKENAPIMTDAQEMLRQWETGNPDVINLWEMMNEWVYQGFDMTYNNLGVDFDSYYYESETYLLGKEFVKEGLREGVFFEKEDGSVWCDLTDEGLDEKIVLRSDGTAVYMTQDIGTAIQRKKDYPDIDGIVYTVGNEQDYHFKVLFLILKKLGFDWAKNLYHLSYGMVDLPSGKMKSREGTVVDADDLMEEMSLTAKEISEELGKLDGYTEEEKSDLYQSIGLSALKYYILKVDPKKKILFDPKESIDFQGNTGPFIQYTYARIQSILRKANNNAENHDIQQILDSREKTLLKKMGEFPEVISLSAEQYSPALVANYVYDLVKEFNSFYQNVPILSTTDEYEKNFRVSLCKSVSSIIEKSLKLLGIKVVDRM comes from the coding sequence ATGGACCTACAAGAATTACTTCGAGAAGCGACGGATGAGATAGTAAAAGAAAATTTTGGAGTTGAAATGGAATCTCTAGAGTTTCAAGCCACAAGAAAGGAATTTGAAGGAGACATAACTTTGGTCATTTTTCCGATGTTAAGGAAGATAAGGGGTAACCCAGTTGAGATTGGTGAGTTAATAGGCAAGAACCTTGTCGAGAAAGTAGAAGAGGTTGTTTCCTATAATGTAATTAAGGGTTTTCTAAATCTTGAAATATCTGATTCCTTCTATTTGAATCATTTTTATTCTGAAATCTTGCAAGATGATTTTGGGTTCAAAAAACCTGATGGTCATTCTAGAACTTTTATGGTTGAATATTCTTCACCCAATACCAATAAACCTCTGCACCTCGGACATATCAGAAATAACCTTTTAGGTTATAGTGTTGCAGAAATCCTAAAAGCAGCAGGAAATAAAGTATATAAAACCCAAATAATTAATGATAGGGGAATTCATATATGCAAAAGTATGGTGGCTTGGCAGCGGTACGGAAATGGTGAAACACCAAGCAGCTCAGGAATAAAAGGAGATAAGTTGGTTGGTAATTACTATATAAGGTTCGATCAAGAATACAAAAAGGAAATAGCGGAACTTGTAGAGAATGGAGCATCTTTAGAAAATGCAAAAGAGAACGCGCCGATAATGACTGATGCTCAGGAAATGCTCAGACAGTGGGAAACTGGAAACCCGGATGTGATAAATCTTTGGGAAATGATGAATGAGTGGGTATACCAAGGCTTTGATATGACATATAATAACTTAGGTGTCGATTTTGATAGTTATTATTATGAAAGTGAAACATATTTACTAGGAAAAGAATTTGTAAAAGAAGGACTGCGAGAAGGAGTGTTTTTCGAAAAAGAAGATGGATCTGTTTGGTGCGACTTAACCGATGAAGGTTTGGATGAGAAAATTGTCCTAAGATCAGATGGCACTGCGGTATATATGACTCAAGATATAGGGACCGCAATTCAAAGAAAAAAAGATTATCCAGATATAGATGGTATCGTATATACCGTCGGGAATGAACAAGATTATCACTTCAAGGTGTTGTTCTTAATCTTGAAAAAGCTCGGATTTGATTGGGCAAAAAATCTATATCACTTAAGTTATGGAATGGTAGATTTACCTTCGGGAAAGATGAAGAGCAGGGAAGGCACTGTAGTAGATGCGGATGACTTAATGGAGGAAATGTCATTAACCGCCAAAGAAATTTCAGAAGAATTGGGCAAACTAGATGGTTATACCGAGGAAGAAAAATCAGATTTATATCAAAGCATCGGTTTAAGCGCTCTTAAATATTATATACTAAAGGTCGATCCAAAAAAGAAAATTCTATTTGACCCTAAGGAATCAATCGATTTTCAAGGAAATACTGGTCCCTTTATTCAATATACCTACGCTCGGATACAATCAATTTTACGTAAGGCCAATAATAATGCGGAAAATCATGACATTCAGCAAATTCTGGATTCTAGAGAAAAGACACTATTAAAGAAGATGGGAGAATTTCCAGAAGTAATTTCACTTTCAGCAGAACAGTATAGCCCGGCTTTAGTCGCCAATTATGTTTATGATTTGGTTAAAGAATTCAATTCTTTTTATCAAAACGTGCCAATACTCTCTACTACAGATGAATATGAGAAAAACTTTAGAGTAAGTCTTTGCAAATCCGTGAGTTCGATTATAGAAAAAAGTTTGAAACTGTTAGGAATAAAAGTTGTGGACAGAATGTAG
- a CDS encoding ribosome-associated protein, whose translation MAKENKSADQLITTILNGIEDVKGKDIIILDLREIENTVCDYFIICEGTSNTQVNAIVNSIQKKVSKELRDNPWHVEGSDNAEWVLIDYVNVVVHVFQKHIRQFYDIESLWGDAKITEIETSY comes from the coding sequence ATGGCGAAAGAAAATAAGAGCGCAGACCAACTAATTACTACCATTTTGAATGGGATTGAAGATGTTAAGGGAAAAGATATAATCATCTTAGATTTAAGGGAAATTGAAAACACGGTTTGCGATTATTTTATCATCTGCGAGGGAACTTCTAACACACAAGTTAACGCCATAGTAAATTCCATACAAAAAAAAGTCAGTAAAGAATTAAGGGATAACCCGTGGCATGTTGAAGGGTCTGATAATGCGGAATGGGTTTTGATCGATTATGTGAATGTTGTAGTTCACGTTTTTCAAAAGCATATTAGACAGTTCTATGATATAGAAAGTCTTTGGGGAGATGCAAAAATTACTGAAATAGAAACAAGTTATTAA
- a CDS encoding Signal transduction histidine kinase: MKWLLTITTFLSVFFCFSQTDEIDRLTIELAYQKQDTTKVITSLQLIKSLVETENFKKAILYLEQTDQLAQSLNYDKGLADTNFFRGLIYAREDDYVNALDSFNKSRLLFQQLYDHIGVAKVNNNVGLLEINRGNYAVGLRNSMSAIDAFERENLQTELSLAYGNLAEAYFKTKQLESALEYSFKSLNAKENISDTLGIKTTTKNIGIIYSLENQHTKAIEYFEKVLAMLGPDDNSIRTEILPRIGDEYLALNKTAVAGNYLVEGLNLSREIGDDEGIIRALNAMGNLNLKEGRVRLANNQLNEAYEIAKNSKHKPELLKNLKLRKELDSTRNYYQSAFFWQGKYYNLKEEIARENAVNTSKIINLDSAKLEPTNEAEETTEENRNTNSSSLSEKSKYIIYALAAGLLFSIAAFVFLFVQRKKDEQSRIDSINEKRELKLQNDAYYEQMQNLEETNNVKDRLFSIVSHDLKDSVSSIKGFIDLLKEDSLTREEFYDLVPELSENANNASLLLFNLLNWSKSQMQSLESHPELFNIQDIFKGKLQLIEQKAEEKRIVVIDESHRDFVYADKSMIEIVIQNLITNAVKFSRVGDIITVTNKDLQGKSLITIEDTGIGIAEENLDKLFQKNNFTTIGTKNEKGTGLGLVICKELVELNNGRIWVESSRNVGTKFFIELPKSKPTAS; encoded by the coding sequence ATGAAGTGGTTATTAACCATAACTACTTTCTTGTCTGTCTTCTTCTGTTTTTCTCAAACAGATGAGATAGATAGGCTGACTATTGAACTAGCTTACCAGAAACAAGATACTACCAAGGTAATAACTTCACTCCAACTTATTAAGTCTCTTGTTGAAACTGAAAACTTCAAAAAAGCAATTCTTTATCTAGAGCAAACTGACCAATTAGCCCAAAGCCTCAACTATGATAAGGGACTTGCCGATACCAATTTCTTTAGAGGATTAATCTATGCAAGGGAAGACGATTATGTAAATGCTCTAGATAGTTTTAATAAGTCGAGACTTCTTTTTCAACAATTATATGACCATATAGGTGTCGCCAAAGTCAATAATAATGTTGGATTGCTCGAGATTAATCGTGGCAACTACGCAGTCGGGTTAAGAAATTCCATGTCAGCAATAGATGCATTCGAAAGAGAGAATCTTCAAACAGAATTGAGCTTGGCCTACGGCAATCTAGCCGAGGCTTACTTTAAAACCAAACAGCTTGAAAGTGCTTTAGAATATAGTTTCAAATCATTAAATGCAAAGGAAAATATTAGTGATACTCTAGGAATAAAGACCACCACCAAAAATATTGGGATAATTTATTCCCTAGAAAATCAACATACCAAAGCAATCGAATATTTCGAAAAAGTCCTTGCCATGCTAGGACCAGATGATAATAGCATTCGCACCGAAATCTTACCAAGAATAGGTGATGAATATTTAGCACTTAATAAAACAGCTGTTGCTGGGAATTATTTGGTTGAAGGATTAAACCTTAGTCGTGAAATTGGCGATGATGAAGGAATTATACGGGCGCTAAATGCAATGGGAAATCTCAATTTGAAGGAAGGCCGTGTCCGCTTGGCAAATAACCAACTTAATGAAGCATATGAAATCGCCAAGAATTCAAAACATAAACCAGAATTACTGAAGAATTTAAAACTCCGAAAAGAACTGGATTCTACTAGGAATTATTATCAAAGTGCTTTCTTTTGGCAAGGAAAATATTATAACTTGAAGGAGGAAATAGCCCGAGAGAACGCGGTTAATACTTCTAAAATCATAAATCTCGACAGTGCTAAGCTCGAACCAACTAATGAAGCTGAAGAAACTACAGAAGAAAATAGAAATACTAATAGCTCTTCATTATCAGAAAAATCTAAGTATATCATTTATGCGTTGGCAGCTGGACTTTTATTCAGTATCGCCGCTTTTGTATTTCTATTTGTTCAACGCAAGAAAGACGAACAGTCTCGAATTGACTCCATAAACGAAAAACGAGAGCTAAAGCTTCAAAATGACGCCTATTACGAACAGATGCAGAATTTAGAAGAAACCAATAATGTAAAAGACCGGTTGTTTTCTATTGTTTCTCATGATCTTAAAGATTCTGTGTCATCCATCAAAGGTTTTATAGACCTTTTAAAAGAAGACAGCTTAACTAGGGAAGAATTCTATGACCTCGTTCCAGAGCTAAGCGAAAATGCCAACAACGCTTCCCTATTGCTCTTTAATCTACTCAACTGGTCAAAATCACAAATGCAGAGTTTAGAGTCACATCCAGAATTATTTAATATTCAGGATATATTTAAGGGCAAACTTCAACTAATCGAACAAAAAGCTGAAGAGAAACGCATTGTAGTGATTGACGAGTCACATCGAGATTTTGTATATGCCGACAAGAGCATGATCGAAATCGTTATACAAAATCTAATTACAAATGCAGTGAAGTTTAGCAGGGTCGGTGATATTATTACCGTCACCAATAAAGACCTTCAAGGAAAATCATTAATTACTATTGAGGATACTGGTATTGGTATCGCAGAAGAGAATTTAGATAAATTATTTCAGAAGAATAATTTCACCACAATTGGCACTAAGAACGAAAAAGGAACCGGTCTTGGACTCGTTATCTGCAAAGAACTTGTAGAACTAAATAACGGTAGAATATGGGTAGAAAGCAGTAGAAATGTCGGCACTAAATTCTTCATTGAACTTCCTAAATCTAAACCGACAGCTTCTTAA
- a CDS encoding Por secretion system C-terminal sorting domain-containing protein: MRKNFTLLICLIFVGMSSAIHAQVVTNGNDSGEGSLRQEIIDAGAGGTVTFNGAVTTVTISSGDLDIPYDLTITGPATKVTIDANDTSRIFNITGGTVVLNNLTITDGTAVNGGGVYITNANVRMNNCIVSNNVADGATTSSGGGIYNDVGGVLTVNNSQVSSNSANRAGGGIEDNSGAGLGITLLFVRMVSNTTGSTPGNGGALHITGAGDSNITGAELFNNSASAEGGGFWNGTGTMIIDSSRLLSNRASGNNSDQGGGGIYNNGGNLIVRNNTIINSNAANGTSGSGGGILNNNGTLNVSDSFIRSNTAVRAGGGIEENSVAGQLLTLTNVELSTNQTSGNPGNGGGLHISGAGDSNITASLIRGNLASAEGGGLWNGSGVMAILDSRITLNTASGAAPDQGGGGIYNLSGTLDISSSTISQNVANGASGSGGGILNDAGATLNVSDSEISGNTAMRAGGGIEDNSGAGLGVSLMNVMLNDNSTGSSPGNGGGLHVTGAGDISIADGSVTTNTASSEGGGLWNGSGTMNIDGTTIDANTASGAASDQGGGGIYNLSGTVNITNGATITNNIADGAAGSGGGILNDAGATLNVSDSEISGNTAMRAGGGIEDNSGAGLGVSLMNVMLNDNSTGSSPGNGGGLHVTGAGDTSVVLGTVNNNDASSEGGGLWNGSGTMTVDRVTLDGNTASGDALDNGGGAIYNNGGTLIVTQSTLSNNQVDGTSSAGGGIHNGDGGDVTLLRSTVSGNTSNGPGAGLANRGASFDVNASTIAMNTSGSTGGGIAGVTEVTIKNTVVAYNTGTSGTDVFGTVTSNDYNLVQNDDLNIFAAMANDIEGEDPMLDALADNGGPTMTHANQDKSPTYNGGDPADMFNDQRGLPVFDGPRDIGSFESQVTLSIGDFSKTGISSIYPNPTTGKFYVEVGNSVSSKLRMQIVSMTGQLMADFDMSVGRNEINIDGMSTGIYILNISDGNNKISHKLILQ, translated from the coding sequence ATGAGAAAAAACTTTACACTACTTATTTGTTTAATTTTCGTCGGAATGTCCTCTGCGATTCATGCCCAGGTTGTAACCAATGGCAATGATAGTGGGGAGGGTTCTTTAAGACAAGAAATTATAGACGCAGGCGCTGGAGGAACAGTAACGTTCAATGGGGCCGTGACCACGGTTACAATTAGTTCTGGCGATTTAGATATCCCTTACGATTTGACCATAACAGGACCTGCCACTAAGGTAACAATAGACGCAAATGATACAAGTCGAATATTTAACATAACTGGTGGCACAGTAGTCTTGAATAATTTAACTATTACTGATGGTACTGCTGTAAACGGTGGAGGTGTATACATCACCAATGCAAATGTTAGGATGAATAACTGCATTGTTAGTAACAATGTCGCGGATGGTGCAACAACCTCTTCAGGGGGTGGAATTTATAATGACGTCGGTGGAGTCTTGACAGTAAATAATTCCCAAGTTAGCTCAAATTCTGCCAACAGAGCAGGAGGAGGAATTGAAGATAACTCAGGAGCTGGATTAGGAATCACTTTGTTGTTTGTAAGGATGGTGAGTAATACTACTGGCTCTACCCCTGGAAATGGTGGTGCATTACATATCACCGGTGCAGGAGATTCGAACATAACTGGTGCAGAGCTTTTTAATAATAGTGCTTCTGCAGAAGGAGGAGGTTTCTGGAATGGTACGGGAACTATGATTATAGATTCTTCACGACTACTAAGTAACAGAGCTAGTGGGAATAACTCCGACCAAGGTGGTGGAGGTATTTACAACAATGGTGGAAATCTTATCGTAAGAAATAATACTATAATTAATTCTAATGCTGCTAATGGTACATCTGGTTCAGGTGGAGGTATTTTAAATAATAATGGAACTCTAAATGTTAGTGACTCATTTATACGAAGTAACACAGCAGTTAGAGCGGGCGGTGGAATAGAAGAAAATTCTGTTGCAGGCCAGTTGTTGACTTTAACAAATGTAGAGTTATCGACTAATCAAACATCAGGAAATCCAGGTAATGGCGGTGGACTGCATATTAGTGGCGCCGGTGATTCAAATATTACTGCCTCCTTAATACGAGGCAATTTGGCTAGTGCTGAAGGTGGTGGACTTTGGAATGGTTCAGGTGTGATGGCAATACTGGATAGTAGAATTACCTTGAATACTGCAAGTGGTGCCGCTCCCGATCAAGGTGGAGGAGGTATCTACAATTTAAGTGGTACATTAGATATATCATCATCAACTATATCTCAGAATGTTGCAAATGGCGCTTCTGGTTCTGGTGGAGGTATCTTAAATGATGCTGGAGCTACACTTAATGTATCGGATTCTGAAATCTCTGGCAACACCGCTATGAGAGCTGGTGGTGGTATCGAAGACAATTCTGGAGCTGGACTTGGTGTTAGCCTGATGAATGTCATGTTAAACGATAATTCAACTGGTTCTTCTCCTGGTAACGGTGGTGGATTGCATGTTACTGGTGCTGGAGATATCAGCATTGCTGATGGATCTGTTACCACAAATACTGCTTCCTCTGAGGGAGGTGGTCTATGGAACGGCTCGGGAACTATGAATATCGATGGAACTACAATTGACGCCAACACTGCCAGCGGAGCTGCATCTGACCAAGGTGGTGGAGGAATCTATAACCTAAGTGGAACAGTTAACATCACCAACGGAGCGACAATTACAAATAATATAGCTGATGGAGCTGCAGGTTCAGGTGGAGGTATCTTGAATGATGCTGGAGCTACACTTAATGTATCGGATTCTGAAATCTCTGGCAACACTGCTATGAGAGCTGGTGGTGGTATCGAAGACAATTCTGGAGCTGGACTTGGTGTTAGCCTGATGAATGTCATGTTAAACGATAATTCAACTGGTTCTTCTCCTGGTAATGGAGGTGGATTACATGTTACTGGTGCAGGTGATACTTCAGTCGTCCTTGGTACTGTAAACAATAATGATGCATCATCTGAGGGTGGTGGATTATGGAATGGTTCTGGAACAATGACTGTAGACCGTGTGACGCTTGATGGAAACACTGCAAGTGGTGATGCACTAGATAATGGCGGTGGTGCAATTTATAATAATGGCGGTACCTTAATTGTTACCCAATCAACATTATCAAATAATCAGGTAGACGGAACTTCTAGTGCTGGAGGTGGAATTCACAATGGTGATGGTGGTGATGTTACTTTATTAAGGAGCACAGTTTCTGGAAATACATCAAATGGACCTGGTGCTGGTTTAGCAAATAGAGGCGCAAGCTTTGATGTGAACGCTAGTACAATTGCAATGAATACTTCTGGTTCAACTGGTGGTGGTATTGCTGGAGTTACTGAAGTAACAATTAAAAATACTGTAGTAGCTTATAATACAGGAACTTCTGGAACAGATGTATTTGGTACGGTTACATCAAATGATTATAACCTAGTTCAAAATGATGATCTTAATATCTTTGCTGCAATGGCTAATGATATTGAGGGAGAGGACCCAATGTTAGATGCTCTTGCAGATAATGGTGGACCTACCATGACGCATGCCAATCAAGACAAATCTCCTACCTATAATGGTGGTGACCCGGCAGACATGTTTAATGATCAGAGAGGATTACCTGTCTTCGACGGACCAAGAGATATAGGTTCGTTTGAATCTCAAGTGACTCTTTCTATTGGAGATTTCAGTAAAACAGGAATATCAAGTATCTACCCTAACCCTACAACTGGTAAATTCTATGTAGAGGTTGGCAATTCTGTATCTAGTAAACTACGTATGCAGATAGTTTCTATGACAGGTCAGCTTATGGCAGACTTCGATATGTCAGTTGGTAGAAATGAAATCAATATTGATGGAATGTCTACTGGTATTTATATCTTGAATATTAGCGATGGTAACAATAAAATTTCACATAAACTTATTCTTCAATAA
- a CDS encoding ADP-ribose pyrophosphatase YjhB, NUDIX family, which produces MYKIFVNDKPIILTTVVEKEVGFKNYLLKTVKLGKVIKDLNKSSLKEVRLIHHSEKKILKKFLKKLPNVIAAGGKVYNDEGGILFIYRNGKWDLPKGKTEKGEKIEATALREVKEETGIKNLEIVKEIDTTYHIFKRNGNHRIKITKWFEMKSNYSGDLIPEESEGITDVKWLNIEEIEQALQNSYANIQDLI; this is translated from the coding sequence ATGTATAAAATATTTGTCAATGACAAACCGATAATCTTGACAACAGTGGTAGAAAAGGAGGTAGGTTTTAAAAACTATCTGCTCAAAACTGTCAAATTAGGTAAGGTCATTAAAGATTTGAATAAATCTTCACTCAAAGAAGTTAGGCTTATTCACCACAGTGAAAAGAAAATCCTGAAGAAATTTTTGAAGAAACTTCCAAATGTAATTGCGGCCGGTGGCAAGGTCTATAACGATGAAGGTGGGATCTTATTTATCTACAGAAATGGTAAATGGGATTTGCCAAAAGGTAAGACCGAAAAGGGCGAGAAGATTGAAGCTACCGCTTTGCGAGAAGTAAAAGAGGAAACAGGCATCAAAAACTTAGAAATCGTAAAAGAAATTGACACTACCTACCATATCTTTAAAAGAAACGGTAATCATAGAATTAAGATTACAAAATGGTTTGAAATGAAATCTAACTATTCTGGTGATTTAATACCGGAAGAAAGCGAAGGGATTACGGATGTAAAATGGCTCAATATTGAAGAAATTGAGCAGGCGCTTCAAAATTCTTACGCTAATATACAAGACCTCATATAA